CTCGCCGTCCGAGGACCGCCCGCCGGCGCACTCGACGACGTAGCCGATAGGGTTGCCCTCGAACTGCAGGCGGAGTTTGCCGTTCTCGGCCGATTCGAGGGCAGGATACGCGAAGATGCCGCCGTACTCCATGACCTGACTCACGTCGCCGATCATCGCACCGCCGTAGCGGAGTTTCAGTTCGTCCTCGATCTCGCGGACGAACGCCTCGAAGTCCGCCGGCCAGTCCGGGACGCGACCGCCGAACCCGTAGACGACGGGATCGGTCGGGATCGTCACGTCCTCGTCGACGACGCGGCGTTCGACATCGCCGTCGTCCTCGACGATCACGGACTCGGTCACCGTTTCGTCGCGGGCCCACACGAGCGTCGTGATCGGGCCGTAGAGGACGTAGCCCGCGCCGACGAGCGCACTCCCGGGGGCCGGCAGCGGTTCGTCGTACACCGCGACGATCGTCCCCATCACGTTGTTGGACTTCAGGTTCGAGGAGCCGTCGAGCGGGTCACAGGCGACGTGGAGGTCACCCTCGGACCCGTCACTCCCGACGACCCCCTCGCGTTCCTCGCTGGCGTAGCTTGCGACGCCGTCGATGGCGAGCAGGCGCTCTTCGAGCATCTCGTCGGCGTGCCGGTCGGCCGCGAGCATCTGTTCGCCGGAGGGGTTCTCGCTGGTCTCGTACTCCCGGCGACCGGGCAGGCTCGACCGAATCTCCGGGGCCGTCTCGGCCACTGTGTCGACGATCTCCGAAACCGGGTCGCTCATCTATTCGGCTTCGGGGGCCGCGCCCTCGGCGGCGGCCAGGGCCTCCTCGACTGAGGACTCCTCGAAGATCACCTTCTCCAGCGCGTCG
This Halorientalis sp. IM1011 DNA region includes the following protein-coding sequences:
- a CDS encoding class 1 fructose-bisphosphatase; its protein translation is MSDPVSEIVDTVAETAPEIRSSLPGRREYETSENPSGEQMLAADRHADEMLEERLLAIDGVASYASEEREGVVGSDGSEGDLHVACDPLDGSSNLKSNNVMGTIVAVYDEPLPAPGSALVGAGYVLYGPITTLVWARDETVTESVIVEDDGDVERRVVDEDVTIPTDPVVYGFGGRVPDWPADFEAFVREIEDELKLRYGGAMIGDVSQVMEYGGIFAYPALESAENGKLRLQFEGNPIGYVVECAGGRSSDGERSLLSVEPDELHQRVPVHVGNTELIERLEAALE